The following proteins are encoded in a genomic region of Hippopotamus amphibius kiboko isolate mHipAmp2 chromosome 8, mHipAmp2.hap2, whole genome shotgun sequence:
- the MBD5 gene encoding methyl-CpG-binding domain protein 5 isoform X5 codes for MNGGKECDGGDKDGGLPAIQVPVGWQRRVDQNGVLYVSPSGSLLSCLEQVKTYLLTDGTCKCGLECPLILPKVFNFDPGAAVKQRTAEDVKADEDVTKLCIHKRKIIAVATLHKSMEAPHPSLVLTSPGGGTNATPVVPSRAATPRSVRNKSHEGITNSVMPECKNPFKLMIGSSNAMGRLYVQELPGSQQQELHPVYPRQRLGSSEHGQKSPFRGSHGGLPSPASSGSQIYGDGSISPRTDPLGSPDVFTRNNPGFHGAPNSSPIHLNRTPLSPPSVMLHGSPVQSSCAMAGRTNIPLSPTLTTKSPVMKKPMCNFSANMEIPRAMFHHKPPQGPPPPPPSCALQKKPLTSEKDPLGILDPIPSKPVNQNPVIINPTSFHSNVHSQVPVMNVSMPPAVVPLPSNLPLPTVKPGHMNHGSHVQRVQHSASTSLSPSPVTSPVHMMGTGIGRIEASPQRSRSSSTSSDHGNFMMPPLGPQATCSGIKVPPRSPRSTIGSPRPSMPSSPSTKSDGHHQYKDIPNPLIAGMSNVLNTPSSAAFPTASAGSGSVKSQPGLLGMPLNQILNQHNAASFPASSLLSAAAKAQLANQNKLAGNNSSSSSNSGAVAGSGNTEGHSTLNTMFPPTANMLLPTGEGQSGRAALRDKLMSQQKDSLRKRKQPPTTVLSLLRPSQVDSSAVPKPGPDLLRKQGQGSFPISSMSQLLQSMSCQSSHLSSNSTPGCGGSSTALPCSANQLHFTDPNMNSSVLQTSLTQNIPLRGEAVHCHNANTNFVHSNSPVPNHHLAGLINQIQASGNCGMLSQSGMALGNSLHPNPPQSRISTSSTPVIPNSIVSSYNQTSSEAGGSGPSSSIAIAGTNHPAITKTTSVLQDGVIVTTAAGNPLQSQLPIGSDFPFVGQEHPLHFPSNSTSNNHLPHPLNPSLLSSLPISLPVNQQHLLNQNLLNILQPSAGEGDMSSINNTLNNHQLTHLQSLLNNNQMFPPNQQQQQLLQGYQNLQAFQGQSTIPCPANNNPMACLFQNFQVRMQEDAALLNKRITTQPGLTALPGNPNTTIPPFQDTSCELQSRMDPSLGQQVKDGLVVGGQGDASVDAIYRAVVDAANKGMQVVITTAVNSTTQISPIPALSAMSAFTASIGDPLSLPSAVSAVIHGRNMGSVDHDGRLRNARGARLPGNLDHGKNSNEGDGFEYFKSASCHTPKKQWDGEQSPGGERNRWKCEEFLDHPGHIHSSPCHERPNNVSALPFLPGEQHPLLLPPRNCQGDKILEENFRYNNYKRTMMSFKERLENTVERCAHINGNRPRQSRGFGELLSTAKQDLVPEEQSPSSSNSLESSLVKDYIHYNGDFNAKSINGCVPSPSDAKSISSEDDLRNPDSPSSNELIHYRPRTFNVGDLVWGQIKGLTSWPGKLVREDDVHSSCQQSPEEGKVEPEKLKTLTEGLEAYSRARKRNRKSGKLNNHLEAAIHEAMSELDKMSGTVHQIPQGDRQMRPPKAKRRKISR; via the exons atgaatggAGGCAAGGAGTGTGACGGAGGGGACAAGGATGGAGGTCTTCCAGCTATACAAGTTCCTGTGGGTTGGCAGCGTCGTGTGGATCAAAATGGAGTGCTTTATGTCAG TCCCAGTGGGTCTTTGTTATCTTGCTTGGAGCAGGTTAAAACATACCTGCTTACTGATGGAACATGCAAGTGTGGCTTGGAATGTCCTCTTATTCTTCCCAAG GTGTTTAATTTTGATCCTGGAGCTGCTGTGAAACAAAGAACTGCAGAAGATGTTAAAGCAGATGAAGATGTCACAAAGCTGTgcatacataaaagaaaaatcattgcaGTGGCCACACTTCATAAAAGCATGGAAGCCCCACATCCTTCTCTAGTGCTCACCAGTCCCGGAGGAGGAACAA ATGCAACTCCAGTAGTACCTTCACGGGCAGCAACTCCAAGATCTGTAAGAAATAAGTCTCACGAAGGAATTACAAATTCTGTAATGCCTGAATGTAAGAATCCTTTCAAATTAATGATTGGATCCTCAAATGCCATGGGAAGGCTATATGTACAAGAACTGCCTGGAAGCCAGCAACAAGAACTCCATCCTGTCTACCCCCGGCAGAGATTGGGCAGCAGTGAACACGGACAGAAATCTCCATTCCGTGGCAGCCATGGAGGACTGCCCAGCCCAGCGTCTTCAGGTTCCCAGATATATGGAGATGGCTCAATCTCTCCAAGGACTGACCCACTTGGAAGCCCTGATGTTTTCACAAGGAATAATCCTGGTTTTCATGGAGCTCCCAATTCTAGTCCTATTCACCTGAATAGGACTCCTCTTTCTCCACCTTCAGTAATGCTACATGGTTCTCCTGTACAGTCATCCTGTGCAATGGCTGGAAGGACTAATATACCTCTTTCCCCAACCTTGACTACAAAGAGTCCAGTAATGAAAAAACCAATGTGTAATTTTTCAGCTAATATGGAAATACCACGAGCAATGTTCCACCACAAACCACCCCAAGGCCCACCTCCCCCTCCACCTTCTTGTGCTCTTCAGAAAAAGCCATTAACATCTGAGAAAGATCCACTTGGCATTCTTGACCCTATTCCTAGTAAACCGGTGAATCAGAACCCTGTTATCATTAATCCAACTAGTTTCCATTCAAATGTCCACTCTCAGGTACCTGTGATGAATGTAAGCATGCCTCCTGCTGTTGTTCCTTTGCCAAGTAATCTCCCTTTGCCAACCGTAAAACCTGGTCACATGAATCATGGGAGTCATGTACAAAGAGTTCAGCATTCAGCTTCAACCTCCCTGTCCCCTTCTCCAGTGACATCCCCAGTGCACATGATGGGGACTGGAATTGGAAGGATTGAGGCATCGCCCCAAAGATCACGCTCATCTTCCACATCATCAGATCACGGAAATTTCATGATGCCACCTCTAGGACCCCAGGCCACTTGTAGTGGTATTAAGGTTCCACCCAGGTCACCAAGGTCAACAATAGGGTCCCCAAGGCCATCAATGCCATCAAGCCCTTCTACCAAGTCCGATGGACATCATCAGTACAAGGATATCCCTAACCCATTAATTGCTGGAATGAGTAATGTACTAAACACCCCAAGCAGTGCAGCTTTCCCTACTGCATCTGCCGGAAGTGGTTCTGTAAAGAGTCAGCCTGGTTTGCTGGGAATGCCTTTAAATCAGATCTTGAACCAGCACAATGCTGCCTCCTTTCCAGCAAGTAGTTTACTCTCAGCAGCAGCCAAAGCACAGCTagcaaatcaaaacaaacttGCTGGTAACAACAGTAGCAGCAGTAGCAATTCTGGAGCTGTTGCTGGCAGTGGCAACACTGAAGGACATAGCACTTTAAACACCATGTTCCCTCCTACTGCCAACATGCTTCTCCCAACAGGTGAAGGGCAAAGTGGTCGAGCAGCACTAAGAGATAAGCTGATGTCTCAGCAAAAAGACTCATTGCGGAAAAGAAAACAGCCACCTACCACAGTGCTGAGTTTGCTCAGACCGTCTCAAGTGGACAGTTCTGCAGTTCCTAAACCTGGACCCGACTTGCTAAGGAAGCAGGGTCAGGGGTCGTTTCCCATCAGTTCAATGTCTCAGTTACTACAGTCTATGAGTTGTCAAAGCTCTCACTTGAGTAGCAATAGTACCCCGGGTTGTGGGGGCTCCAGTACTGCTTTGCCTTGCTCTGCTAACCAGCTGCATTTTACAGATCCCAATATGAACTCCAGTGTTCTTCAGACTTCACTGACACAGAACATACCTTTAAGAGGGGAAGCCGTGCACTGCCACAATGCAAACACTAACTTTGTTCACAGTAACAGTCCAGTCCCAAACCACCATCTTGCGGGTTTAATAAATCAGATTCAGGCTAGCGGGAACTGTGGGATGCTCAGTCAGTCGGGCATGGCTTTAGGAAATTCATTACATCCCAATCCACCTCAGTCAAGAATTTCAACGTCCTCCACTCCAGTGATACCAAACAGCATTGTTAGCAGCTATAATCAAACCAGTTCTGAAGCAG GCGGTTCAGGACCATCATCGTCTATAGCCATAGCTGGCACCAACCACCCCGCCATCACAAAGACAACATCTGTCCTTCAAGACGGCGTCATAGTCACCACCGCAGCTGGAAACCCACTGCAGAGTCAGCTGCCCATTGGGAGTGATTTTCCTTTTGTTGGCCAGGAGCACCCACTTCATTTTCCATCCAACAGCACTTCAAACAACCATCTTCCACACCCCTTGAACCCCAGCCTCCTCAGTTCTCTACCTATCTCTTTGCCAGTGAATCAACAGCATCTCCTAAACCAGAATCTATTAAATATCCTCCAGCCTTCAGCAGGAGAAG GTGACATGTCCTCAATAAACAATACTTTGAATAATCATCAACTGACTCATCTACAGTCGCTGTTAAACAACAATCAGATGTTTCCTCCAAATCAGCAACAGCAGCAACTTCTTCAGGGGTACCAGAATCTCCAGGCATTTCAAGGACAGTCCACAATTCCTTGCCCAGCTAACAATAACCCCATGGCTTGTCTGTTTCAGAACTTCCAG GTGAGAATGCAGGAAGATGCAGCTCTCCTAAACAAAAGGATAACCACTCAGCCGGGGCTCACAGCACTTCCCGGAAATCCAAACACTACAATTCCACCTTTCCAAGATACATCTTGTGAGTTGCAGTCGCGAATGGACCCATCTCTTGGTCAGCAGGTGAAGGATGGCCTCGTTGTGGGTGGCCAAGGTGATGCTTCCGTAGATGCTATTTACAGAGCAGTTGTTGATGCAGCCAACAAAGGAATGCAGGTTGTCATCACCACTGCAGTCAACAGTACAACTCAGATCAGCCCCATTCCAGCTCTGAGTGCCATGAGTGCCTTCACTGCTTCCATTGGTGACCCATTAAGTCTCCCCAGTGCTGTCAGTGCGGTCATTCATGGACGAAACATGGGCAGTGTTGATCACGATGGTAGGCTGAGGAATGCAAGAGGGGCTCGGCTGCCCGGCAATCTGGACCATGGGAAGAACTCAAACGAAGGAGATGGGTTTGAATATTTCAAGTCGGCAAGTTGCCACACACCTAAAAAGCAGTGGGATGGGGAGCAAAGCCCTGGAGGGGAGCGAAACAGGTGGAAGTGTGAGGAATTTTTAGATCATCCAGGCCACATCCACAGTAGTCCTTGTCACGAAAGGCCCAACAATGTCTCTGCACTGCCATTTCTGCCTGGGGAACAGCACCCACTACTGTTACCACCAAGAAACTGTCAAGGGGATAAAATTCTGGAGGAAAATTTCAGGTATAATAACTACAAAAGAACTATGATGAGTTTTAAGGAGAGACTAGAGAACACTGTGGAACGATGTGCACACATCAATGGGAACAGACCTCGACAGAGTCGGGGCTTTGGAGAGCTGCTGAGCACCGCAAAGCAAGACCTGGTCCCAGAGGAGCAATCTCCGAGCTCCTCAAATAGTTTGGAAAGTTCTCTGGTCAAAGACTACATCCATTACAATGGAGACTTTAATGCCAAAAGCATTAACGGGTGTGTACCTAGCCCTTCGGACGCTAAAAGCATTAGTAGTGAAGATGACCTAAGGAATCCAGACTCCCCCTCTTCAAATGAATTGATACATTATAGGCCAAGGACGTTCAACGTTGGCGACTTGGTCTGGGGCCAAATCAAAGGACTGACTTCCTGGCCTGGAAAATTAGTAAGAGAAGACGACGTTCACAGTTCTTGTCAACAAAGCCCCGAGGAAGGGAAG GTGGAGCCCGAGAAGCTGAAGACACTAACAGAAGGTTTAGAAGCCTACAGCCGAGCCCggaaaaggaacagaaa
- the MBD5 gene encoding methyl-CpG-binding domain protein 5 isoform X4, translated as MNGGKECDGGDKDGGLPAIQVPVGWQRRVDQNGVLYVRIKKNMKISKRNIPSGSLLSCLEQVKTYLLTDGTCKCGLECPLILPKVFNFDPGAAVKQRTAEDVKADEDVTKLCIHKRKIIAVATLHKSMEAPHPSLVLTSPGGGTNATPVVPSRAATPRSVRNKSHEGITNSVMPECKNPFKLMIGSSNAMGRLYVQELPGSQQQELHPVYPRQRLGSSEHGQKSPFRGSHGGLPSPASSGSQIYGDGSISPRTDPLGSPDVFTRNNPGFHGAPNSSPIHLNRTPLSPPSVMLHGSPVQSSCAMAGRTNIPLSPTLTTKSPVMKKPMCNFSANMEIPRAMFHHKPPQGPPPPPPSCALQKKPLTSEKDPLGILDPIPSKPVNQNPVIINPTSFHSNVHSQVPVMNVSMPPAVVPLPSNLPLPTVKPGHMNHGSHVQRVQHSASTSLSPSPVTSPVHMMGTGIGRIEASPQRSRSSSTSSDHGNFMMPPLGPQATCSGIKVPPRSPRSTIGSPRPSMPSSPSTKSDGHHQYKDIPNPLIAGMSNVLNTPSSAAFPTASAGSGSVKSQPGLLGMPLNQILNQHNAASFPASSLLSAAAKAQLANQNKLAGNNSSSSSNSGAVAGSGNTEGHSTLNTMFPPTANMLLPTGEGQSGRAALRDKLMSQQKDSLRKRKQPPTTVLSLLRPSQVDSSAVPKPGPDLLRKQGQGSFPISSMSQLLQSMSCQSSHLSSNSTPGCGGSSTALPCSANQLHFTDPNMNSSVLQTSLTQNIPLRGEAVHCHNANTNFVHSNSPVPNHHLAGLINQIQASGNCGMLSQSGMALGNSLHPNPPQSRISTSSTPVIPNSIVSSYNQTSSEAGGSGPSSSIAIAGTNHPAITKTTSVLQDGVIVTTAAGNPLQSQLPIGSDFPFVGQEHPLHFPSNSTSNNHLPHPLNPSLLSSLPISLPVNQQHLLNQNLLNILQPSAGEGDMSSINNTLNNHQLTHLQSLLNNNQMFPPNQQQQQLLQGYQNLQAFQGQSTIPCPANNNPMACLFQNFQVRMQEDAALLNKRITTQPGLTALPGNPNTTIPPFQDTSCELQSRMDPSLGQQVKDGLVVGGQGDASVDAIYRAVVDAANKGMQVVITTAVNSTTQISPIPALSAMSAFTASIGDPLSLPSAVSAVIHGRNMGSVDHDGRLRNARGARLPGNLDHGKNSNEGDGFEYFKSASCHTPKKQWDGEQSPGGERNRWKCEEFLDHPGHIHSSPCHERPNNVSALPFLPGEQHPLLLPPRNCQGDKILEENFRYNNYKRTMMSFKERLENTVERCAHINGNRPRQSRGFGELLSTAKQDLVPEEQSPSSSNSLESSLVKDYIHYNGDFNAKSINGCVPSPSDAKSISSEDDLRNPDSPSSNELIHYRPRTFNVGDLVWGQIKGLTSWPGKLVREDDVHSSCQQSPEEGKVEPEKLKTLTEGLEAYSRARKRNRKSGKLNNHLEAAIHEAMSELDKMSGTVHQIPQGDRQMRPPKAKRRKISR; from the exons atgaatggAGGCAAGGAGTGTGACGGAGGGGACAAGGATGGAGGTCTTCCAGCTATACAAGTTCCTGTGGGTTGGCAGCGTCGTGTGGATCAAAATGGAGTGCTTTATGTCAG gataaagaaaaatatgaagatttCTAAAAGAAACAT TCCCAGTGGGTCTTTGTTATCTTGCTTGGAGCAGGTTAAAACATACCTGCTTACTGATGGAACATGCAAGTGTGGCTTGGAATGTCCTCTTATTCTTCCCAAG GTGTTTAATTTTGATCCTGGAGCTGCTGTGAAACAAAGAACTGCAGAAGATGTTAAAGCAGATGAAGATGTCACAAAGCTGTgcatacataaaagaaaaatcattgcaGTGGCCACACTTCATAAAAGCATGGAAGCCCCACATCCTTCTCTAGTGCTCACCAGTCCCGGAGGAGGAACAA ATGCAACTCCAGTAGTACCTTCACGGGCAGCAACTCCAAGATCTGTAAGAAATAAGTCTCACGAAGGAATTACAAATTCTGTAATGCCTGAATGTAAGAATCCTTTCAAATTAATGATTGGATCCTCAAATGCCATGGGAAGGCTATATGTACAAGAACTGCCTGGAAGCCAGCAACAAGAACTCCATCCTGTCTACCCCCGGCAGAGATTGGGCAGCAGTGAACACGGACAGAAATCTCCATTCCGTGGCAGCCATGGAGGACTGCCCAGCCCAGCGTCTTCAGGTTCCCAGATATATGGAGATGGCTCAATCTCTCCAAGGACTGACCCACTTGGAAGCCCTGATGTTTTCACAAGGAATAATCCTGGTTTTCATGGAGCTCCCAATTCTAGTCCTATTCACCTGAATAGGACTCCTCTTTCTCCACCTTCAGTAATGCTACATGGTTCTCCTGTACAGTCATCCTGTGCAATGGCTGGAAGGACTAATATACCTCTTTCCCCAACCTTGACTACAAAGAGTCCAGTAATGAAAAAACCAATGTGTAATTTTTCAGCTAATATGGAAATACCACGAGCAATGTTCCACCACAAACCACCCCAAGGCCCACCTCCCCCTCCACCTTCTTGTGCTCTTCAGAAAAAGCCATTAACATCTGAGAAAGATCCACTTGGCATTCTTGACCCTATTCCTAGTAAACCGGTGAATCAGAACCCTGTTATCATTAATCCAACTAGTTTCCATTCAAATGTCCACTCTCAGGTACCTGTGATGAATGTAAGCATGCCTCCTGCTGTTGTTCCTTTGCCAAGTAATCTCCCTTTGCCAACCGTAAAACCTGGTCACATGAATCATGGGAGTCATGTACAAAGAGTTCAGCATTCAGCTTCAACCTCCCTGTCCCCTTCTCCAGTGACATCCCCAGTGCACATGATGGGGACTGGAATTGGAAGGATTGAGGCATCGCCCCAAAGATCACGCTCATCTTCCACATCATCAGATCACGGAAATTTCATGATGCCACCTCTAGGACCCCAGGCCACTTGTAGTGGTATTAAGGTTCCACCCAGGTCACCAAGGTCAACAATAGGGTCCCCAAGGCCATCAATGCCATCAAGCCCTTCTACCAAGTCCGATGGACATCATCAGTACAAGGATATCCCTAACCCATTAATTGCTGGAATGAGTAATGTACTAAACACCCCAAGCAGTGCAGCTTTCCCTACTGCATCTGCCGGAAGTGGTTCTGTAAAGAGTCAGCCTGGTTTGCTGGGAATGCCTTTAAATCAGATCTTGAACCAGCACAATGCTGCCTCCTTTCCAGCAAGTAGTTTACTCTCAGCAGCAGCCAAAGCACAGCTagcaaatcaaaacaaacttGCTGGTAACAACAGTAGCAGCAGTAGCAATTCTGGAGCTGTTGCTGGCAGTGGCAACACTGAAGGACATAGCACTTTAAACACCATGTTCCCTCCTACTGCCAACATGCTTCTCCCAACAGGTGAAGGGCAAAGTGGTCGAGCAGCACTAAGAGATAAGCTGATGTCTCAGCAAAAAGACTCATTGCGGAAAAGAAAACAGCCACCTACCACAGTGCTGAGTTTGCTCAGACCGTCTCAAGTGGACAGTTCTGCAGTTCCTAAACCTGGACCCGACTTGCTAAGGAAGCAGGGTCAGGGGTCGTTTCCCATCAGTTCAATGTCTCAGTTACTACAGTCTATGAGTTGTCAAAGCTCTCACTTGAGTAGCAATAGTACCCCGGGTTGTGGGGGCTCCAGTACTGCTTTGCCTTGCTCTGCTAACCAGCTGCATTTTACAGATCCCAATATGAACTCCAGTGTTCTTCAGACTTCACTGACACAGAACATACCTTTAAGAGGGGAAGCCGTGCACTGCCACAATGCAAACACTAACTTTGTTCACAGTAACAGTCCAGTCCCAAACCACCATCTTGCGGGTTTAATAAATCAGATTCAGGCTAGCGGGAACTGTGGGATGCTCAGTCAGTCGGGCATGGCTTTAGGAAATTCATTACATCCCAATCCACCTCAGTCAAGAATTTCAACGTCCTCCACTCCAGTGATACCAAACAGCATTGTTAGCAGCTATAATCAAACCAGTTCTGAAGCAG GCGGTTCAGGACCATCATCGTCTATAGCCATAGCTGGCACCAACCACCCCGCCATCACAAAGACAACATCTGTCCTTCAAGACGGCGTCATAGTCACCACCGCAGCTGGAAACCCACTGCAGAGTCAGCTGCCCATTGGGAGTGATTTTCCTTTTGTTGGCCAGGAGCACCCACTTCATTTTCCATCCAACAGCACTTCAAACAACCATCTTCCACACCCCTTGAACCCCAGCCTCCTCAGTTCTCTACCTATCTCTTTGCCAGTGAATCAACAGCATCTCCTAAACCAGAATCTATTAAATATCCTCCAGCCTTCAGCAGGAGAAG GTGACATGTCCTCAATAAACAATACTTTGAATAATCATCAACTGACTCATCTACAGTCGCTGTTAAACAACAATCAGATGTTTCCTCCAAATCAGCAACAGCAGCAACTTCTTCAGGGGTACCAGAATCTCCAGGCATTTCAAGGACAGTCCACAATTCCTTGCCCAGCTAACAATAACCCCATGGCTTGTCTGTTTCAGAACTTCCAG GTGAGAATGCAGGAAGATGCAGCTCTCCTAAACAAAAGGATAACCACTCAGCCGGGGCTCACAGCACTTCCCGGAAATCCAAACACTACAATTCCACCTTTCCAAGATACATCTTGTGAGTTGCAGTCGCGAATGGACCCATCTCTTGGTCAGCAGGTGAAGGATGGCCTCGTTGTGGGTGGCCAAGGTGATGCTTCCGTAGATGCTATTTACAGAGCAGTTGTTGATGCAGCCAACAAAGGAATGCAGGTTGTCATCACCACTGCAGTCAACAGTACAACTCAGATCAGCCCCATTCCAGCTCTGAGTGCCATGAGTGCCTTCACTGCTTCCATTGGTGACCCATTAAGTCTCCCCAGTGCTGTCAGTGCGGTCATTCATGGACGAAACATGGGCAGTGTTGATCACGATGGTAGGCTGAGGAATGCAAGAGGGGCTCGGCTGCCCGGCAATCTGGACCATGGGAAGAACTCAAACGAAGGAGATGGGTTTGAATATTTCAAGTCGGCAAGTTGCCACACACCTAAAAAGCAGTGGGATGGGGAGCAAAGCCCTGGAGGGGAGCGAAACAGGTGGAAGTGTGAGGAATTTTTAGATCATCCAGGCCACATCCACAGTAGTCCTTGTCACGAAAGGCCCAACAATGTCTCTGCACTGCCATTTCTGCCTGGGGAACAGCACCCACTACTGTTACCACCAAGAAACTGTCAAGGGGATAAAATTCTGGAGGAAAATTTCAGGTATAATAACTACAAAAGAACTATGATGAGTTTTAAGGAGAGACTAGAGAACACTGTGGAACGATGTGCACACATCAATGGGAACAGACCTCGACAGAGTCGGGGCTTTGGAGAGCTGCTGAGCACCGCAAAGCAAGACCTGGTCCCAGAGGAGCAATCTCCGAGCTCCTCAAATAGTTTGGAAAGTTCTCTGGTCAAAGACTACATCCATTACAATGGAGACTTTAATGCCAAAAGCATTAACGGGTGTGTACCTAGCCCTTCGGACGCTAAAAGCATTAGTAGTGAAGATGACCTAAGGAATCCAGACTCCCCCTCTTCAAATGAATTGATACATTATAGGCCAAGGACGTTCAACGTTGGCGACTTGGTCTGGGGCCAAATCAAAGGACTGACTTCCTGGCCTGGAAAATTAGTAAGAGAAGACGACGTTCACAGTTCTTGTCAACAAAGCCCCGAGGAAGGGAAG GTGGAGCCCGAGAAGCTGAAGACACTAACAGAAGGTTTAGAAGCCTACAGCCGAGCCCggaaaaggaacagaaa